The following is a genomic window from Bacteroidota bacterium.
TTGTAGTATTCAGCGAATTTTTTTTGTGCTTAATTGTTCAAGGATAAAAAAATACGGGGACACCTTATCGTAGCCTATCCATTGAACGCACTAATTTTTCATCCTTAATAATTGCTTTGTTTGCCAACAGAAACAAAAACAAAGGTAGAATAGCTAAAGCTATAAAATAATGATATGTGGGTTCTCCCGTGAAGGTTGTATTTAAATTATCATAAACAAAAACTAAAGAAACAATAAATCCGCTACCAAGTAAAAGTAAAAATCGGCAAAACTTTTGTTGAAGCAATCTCTTTTTAAAAAAGAAAATTGTTGTTAGTGATAACAATATTAATAATGATAACAAAACAAGAGGTAATATTTGAATTTCTGTTTCAACAGTTGGTTCTTCTGCGTTTATTGTAGTTGTAATTTGCCAGCCGTTCATTTCTACTTTTTTTGCACCATCTTCAAGAGTGATAGAAAAGACACTGAAAAAGAAAAGTAAAACATACGATGCTGTAGCAAAAAATAAATAAATACTTTGAATTCTTTGAATCATAATAAATTAGTTTTTTATTCAAAATTAAGAAAATAAAATTGATGAATCGCCATAACTTAAAAAACGATAATCCTTAGAAAGAGCTTCATCATACACTTTTTTCCAATCATCGCCAATAAATGCCGCAACGAGAAGTATTAATGTACTTTGGGGTTGATGATAATTTGAAATTAAAATATCACAGATTTTAAATTTGTATGAAGGAAAAATAAAAATTGAAGTATTTCCTGTTAAAATTTCAATTTTATTTTTTGACATATATTCCAAAACCTCAATAAGACTTTCTTTGAGTGAAGGAAGGTTGGAATTTAATTTTTCGTAAGGATAAAGTTTTTCAATTTGAAATTTTGAATTGCTGTCATTTTTAAGCATCACTCCAAACCAATAAAGACTTTCAATTGCTCTTAAAGAAGTAGTGCCTACACAAATTATTTTATTTTTAAACTCAATCAAATTCTGAATATTTTGTTTTGTAAAAATAATTTGTTCGTTGTGCATAGGATGATCAATTACATTTTTTTCTTTTATCGGCTGAAAAGTTCCTGCACTAACATGAAGTGTTACAAAATCTTTTTTAATCTTATTTTTATCCAAAGAATCAATAATCTCTTGTGTAAAATGTAATCCTGCTGTAGGAGCAGCAACAGCACCACTGTGCTGGGCATAAACGGTTTGATAGGTGTTTACATCTTCAGGAACAACATCTCTTTTTATGTATGGAGGCAAAGGAGTTTCTCCGAAAATATTTAAAAGCTCAAAAAATGTAATGTCTTTATTCCATTCAAATTCAATTATTGTTTCCTTTCGGTTGCTACTTGTAATCCTACTTTTTAAAACAATTTTTTCATTTTTATAGTTTTCTACTTTTGTGAGTTCCCCGGCTTTCCATTTCTTTTTATTACCAACAAGGCATTTCCATTTTGAAATATTTTTATCAGTAGTAATTTCTTCAAGGCAAAAAATTTCTATCCTTGCTCCTGTTTCTTTTTTAAAAACCAATCTTGCTTGTATCACACGTGTGTTATTAAAAACAAGCAATGAATCACTAGCTATAAAATCAAGAATATTATTAAATTTAGTGTGAGTTATTTCTCCATTTTTATAAACAAGAAGTTTTGAATCACTTCGTTTTTTTTCAGGAAATTTAGCAATCTTTTCTTTGGGTAATTGATAGCTGTATTTTTCTAAGTTTATGTTCATTTAGTAATAAAATTATTTACTGCAAAAGTAAAGGGGGGGGCTATAAATACATTTCTTTTAAGAAACAAAGATAATGAATAAGATGCAAGGCACAAATTTTTCTGAATAGCATTAGCTATTGAGAAAAATTTTAACGCAGTCAGATTGTTTATTATCTTTGTTCCCAA
Proteins encoded in this region:
- a CDS encoding S-adenosylmethionine:tRNA ribosyltransferase-isomerase; protein product: MNINLEKYSYQLPKEKIAKFPEKKRSDSKLLVYKNGEITHTKFNNILDFIASDSLLVFNNTRVIQARLVFKKETGARIEIFCLEEITTDKNISKWKCLVGNKKKWKAGELTKVENYKNEKIVLKSRITSSNRKETIIEFEWNKDITFFELLNIFGETPLPPYIKRDVVPEDVNTYQTVYAQHSGAVAAPTAGLHFTQEIIDSLDKNKIKKDFVTLHVSAGTFQPIKEKNVIDHPMHNEQIIFTKQNIQNLIEFKNKIICVGTTSLRAIESLYWFGVMLKNDSNSKFQIEKLYPYEKLNSNLPSLKESLIEVLEYMSKNKIEILTGNTSIFIFPSYKFKICDILISNYHQPQSTLILLVAAFIGDDWKKVYDEALSKDYRFLSYGDSSILFS
- a CDS encoding DUF4293 domain-containing protein, with protein sequence MIQRIQSIYLFFATASYVLLFFFSVFSITLEDGAKKVEMNGWQITTTINAEEPTVETEIQILPLVLLSLLILLSLTTIFFFKKRLLQQKFCRFLLLLGSGFIVSLVFVYDNLNTTFTGEPTYHYFIALAILPLFLFLLANKAIIKDEKLVRSMDRLR